CATGGGCTTTGAGCCTCTGGTTTCTCAGATTGATCATTAGGTTTTGTTTGGATGGCTGCTTTGTCCAAAAACCTGTGAAAAAAGAAGCTTCTGTTCAGAACTACAAAACCAAAGACATTGGAATTGGAATGATATATACTAATTGCAAATGTTGAGTTCTTTGACCAATATGGCACATTTTTCATAGCCAAGATCTTTTAGGGTTCATCAAAGTGTAGACTATCCAAATCCAcatgttttaattaatttacaAAATATCGATATTATTAGACCTTTTACTCTAGCCTTGTATCAATTTTACTTCTTTATTATGGCAAAGAGGCATGCAATAGAACTATATGTGTGCTTTAACAGTTACAAGAAGGAAAATTGAACCTGTAAATATCTCTATGAGGTAGAAACTCTGTTTCCAAAGCAGCTTCCTTGTCCTGCTCAATCTCATATAGTTCTGCAGGATCTTCAGGAAGGGTAAGTCTTCTATTCCGGATTGCAGCAACATAGACCTGGAAATTAAAAAACATGAATAAGTGCAATGAGGAGTTTGCAACCATTATAGACATCATCGTCTGGGGTATTAAGCTTATCGAAATTCGAGAGTAATGCTGATTaagttaaaacttaaaaccAACACCACTGAGGCATGTATACAACAGATACCTGCACGATCTCAAGTAAAGCACTTGATCCTTTAGCAGGATGAATTCTGTATAGTGGCAATGCAACAGCAAAGATAATGATGCCAAGTAACATAGCAATGGTGCCAATCCCAAATCCCCAATCCCATCCTTTATGGATTTGTATCCACACAATGAAGGTTAAACTGACAGCACCACCAAGGCACACTGCAAGCAAGAGTGTGTTGAAGAATGTTGACATCAGCCTTGATTCTTTTGGGTCTGTTTCATCAAACTGGTCAGCACCATGTGATGGCAAAGAAGCTTTGACCCCTGCACTTCCAAATGCCAACAAGTACAAGCCAATGTAGAGAAATGCTTCTTGGCCTCTTTTGAGTTTCTCACAGTGGAATCTTGGATCAAACACATTGCAAGGGGGCGGCTTAAGGCTAGAATAGTGCGCTTGTACCGTGATCAATGCAAGTCCCTGCATAACATAGTTCACATTTCACAATATCACCTCAAATTTTCATTCAGACATTATTACAAGCAGTTGATAGTCATAATTACTACTTACTACCGTACATGTTATCTTAAACTAGAAAATGTATTcctaattgttttttttttgaaaaaagtgaattaaaaattaaattctatttgttataaaaaaaattaaaatatataaccaCGAGGATAAAGGTTTAATTATGTGATGCTATAAAATACAGTATATGGCAATAAATTTGTTGTTTACAATCCAAATGTACAATTTGGTCagcttgttttaaattttaatatgattttGCGCGTGTGTGTCTGAAGATAAAAAAAACCACATACAGAGTACAGACAATAAGAACACCCAATTTTGCTGATCTACACATAAAACTATGTTAatatgttaattttaaaaaatactaataactATATATTCATAACTATGTTTGACCACaatgataaattgataaccaagtgcttatgtgtatatatatataattaaaggCGAGAGGAAGTTTAATTAAGCTAACTTGAGTCTATTCTGTCTATATATGAACTCTATAATTTGTCACGAATTTGAGTGTGGTTATTATTTAGGGTTAAATTTAAATATCataataatgaaatatttttttaaaagtattatttcATTACTTTATTTTTCGACATAAATACGTATATTTTGTATAATACGAAAACATAATGTATAGGTGCTAATTTAACTGTACCAGAAAGTCGAGGGAGCCAGAAATAAGAACGGATTTGTATCTGCCAAGCCAGGTGTCAGCAACGATGGCGACCAAAAGGGCGAGGATGTAGCTTACACCCAGATAGGTGGTGAGCATGTTAGCCGCATCTGCCAGATCATAGTGCATTTCTCCGTTGAAGTATGGCACCCCGTTCACCGCCAGCGAGAATGTCGCCAAGTTCTCGAAACCAAGCGTCACTGCATCCATCCATTCCATGCATAACGCACGTGACCATATCAAATTCATTTTACTATTCACCCATAATAGTTGGTAAAAATTTACGtacaattatattatttttatataaaattatttattaaaaattattaaatgatttgatatatttaattaaattattatctaataaattttaactatcaattttatataaaaataactctATATGAACTAAAATAATTAGGGACATACAAATACTTAACCCTAAAATTTTAGGATGTACCTAGCATGGGGATTGCAGCTATCATTCCACCATGCTTATTTTTGAGAGCTCTTCTTCCTTTCCAATCAACCTTTCCATCTACCGCCATCAGCTGCTCCAGCTCCACCGCCTCCACCTTCGAATTCCCATCGACCACTTCAGAAGTTTCCTGCATGTATATATGATAACGAATGAATGTGTATATAACAAGTaacaagaagaaaaatcaaAACTAGAAAACTTATGGTGGAAACTCAGGTACAGTCAattttacgtgaagttgatatctgagagtcgttagatgatttgactgatttaactaaattttcatctaacgactctcaggtatcaacttcacgtgaagtcgactgtacctgagttttcaccaaaACTTATTAACTGATGAGCTTTTTCTAGCCAATATAAAAGATACCATTTCCAATACAAATAATGAATATGCTGATCTTGTGCAGAAGATACAAATTTAGAAACGCAGCAAGCAAGACCAACTCCCTCTCCTTATATAATGTGAAAAATGCTTATCAAAAAGTATATTAATTAAGTATTTCTTAATCATAAAGATAATACAATGATTCCCTTTAATAGACAATAATAACGAGCACATCAAGTGCCTCACTCGACAAAGATGGACATGGTTGTAGCTGATTCTTCCTAGTCAGAATATACACTCTTCTTGGTTGGTAGCAAATTGCATTACATTGAAAAAGCCGACTTTACAATATAATAGCTATATATTTAGTGGCGGTTCTACATGGGTCCATCCGTCACAATATCCTTAGTTTAGTTTCCTCTtctttcatatatttttaatttaatccCATGCCTTAGCTTATGAGCATTTAACTAACGATATGATCACAATCTCGCTTAGTTATTCTCTAGAAAAATTCTCGTGGATTTGTAACAACAACAAAACCAGCCTGTTTGGGATATACCAAGTTacgtttttttgttttttattgtttgATTTTACGAGGTTTATTAATAATTATCGTGGTGTTTGTTCGAAAATGTTAATAGAGAAGTATAATCAATTAGCTTAATATTAGCCATGGAAAATAATGAGAGACTAATATGGATtttaggctgcgtttgttttcAGAGACGGGACATTCAGACAGGGACACGGAAATACAAAATCGTGTTTAACAGATAAGACATGGACAGAAATATTGTGTTCAGgacactgaattagtgtattttgtgtccatcctCATAGGAAGGACACAAAAACACTAACAAGATatacaacttatttttttatatttttttcattattcttgttaattttttataattatattttttattattatattttttttctcaaatttgttgaataaaaaaatagaataaattagatGTTCATAATTTATTCTAGATTATCATTAACCAGAATataagaacacaaaattttgtgtttttgtccTTTGTATCTTATTTTgaatgttttgtcttgtcctctTCTcaaaaacaaacgcagccttagctattattattgttgtcaCACTATGAGTGCAATATGTATCCAAAGCATCTCTTTAGAAATCTTGAGAAATGATATCTTTTAGTGGTAAGAATTAAATAAACTGAATAATACAGTCAATGAAGTACTAAAAAAATGTCACTGAAAAGAGCATTTTGTTGTTATGTTTTCCTTTCCATATTAATTATGTCAACGGTTCACACCATAATATACACATATAAGTTAAGATGATGGAGAAAATTGTACtatatatgatatgatatgatgCATTATTGATATGTTTTGAGTAGGGGACCAGAGCCCTCCTGGTTGCTTCTACTTCTGTCTCTCATCAACTTGACTCGGCAAATGTCTCAAATTATCTGATAGAAAATTTCAAGTAACAGCTGTATAATCATTTTTGTTGGGGCTGAGTTGAGTTGTTGAGTTGTTGAGTTGTTAAGTATATTGGTGTGTAAACATAAGCTTGATTGTTGAATCCTGTCACTGTTAGTTAACTAAAATAATGTTGAGTTTATCTTTAGATGAAAATGTTGAATATAAAACAAATGGTAACTGTCTTTATGTAATGATGTCACTGTAAACAAAATTGAATTCAAAATCATTAGCATAATCAATGATTTGcatgatcatcatcatctaAACTAATAAGGCAAAAGTACACCAAAAAAATATCTCAACCGGTTCCCTGTGCAAAGAATGCTTGACCTTGACTATTGTTTCTAGTGTgaaggggaaaaaaaaaaaaaaaataacacattTTTGGGGAGAAGAGGGAGTGGGGGATATGAATCAGTAGTTTAGCAAAGAGTACTTTATCCTCAGTACAATTTTTCCTTTGTCAACTCCAAGCTTAGCACCAGTAACTAACCAATGACCAGGAATATCTTGGGGCCCTTTTGACATTTCTGTCATGTCCACAATTTTGGCTAATTTTCCAATGTGAATTGAACTATCTTCCTTCTTATCTTCAGAGGCTTTCTTTGTTACTGATGATGATGCGCCATCGGATCTTTGTGCTGCAGGAGTAGAGGGGTTATGATCCCATACAGATCGCCGTATCGTGCATCCTGGAACCTTGGAGAAGAGGAGCTTGAGGTGCAAAACATTTTTGGCACCAAAGTCCCAAACACCAAGCTGTGCTCCTGTGACAATGTGGACACCAGAGAGGTCGCCAATGCTAGTCTCAGTGTACTCGATTGGAGCGGTGCTTACGTGGGAGAAGTTCTTCCATTTAATTGGCTCAAACCACCGGCTGTCCTGCTCTTCAGGACCATGCCACTTGGGAGCACCTATGGCCATGTGTGTGTCCCAGTGAGGTTGAAGGTTTTTCGGGAGCGAGACTAAATGCTGCAAATGAATCGCGAGACGATTCAGTTTGGTGCCTTCTAAGCTAAGTCTTAGCCCAGTGACAGGTTTTCGTCCAACAGTTACCTGCACACCAAGTCTTGTTATTGGCTAGGAAGAAATATACCAAAGGTTTGTGATCTATAGTTTACAATGCCACCAACAATGTGATTGTGGAATCATAAGCTTAGTTCAACAGTTTTATAACTTGGTTGCAACATATTAAAGATTAATGCTGGTACATCTTTCCAAAAGAACATGAATAAGGTAGTTAGCAATACAGAATAAAATGATAGTTTTAGCACCTATCCTATGTTCTTAAAATGTGCATGATCCTTTTCGTCATAATATGATTGCGATGTTCAATCAAGTAGGATTTTAGTAAACATTAACAATACCTGATCTGGACTGACATAAAGCTTTGGTCCCATCAAGCTGAAATGGAGGGTCGGACAGACGGGCTCCTTTCTTTGTAGATTGTTCTGCTCCGGTGCCCAAGCGCGAGTAATTTGGAAATCCAAGAAATACTGTAGATCTTCAATGGGTGGTTTGTCTGGTGGATATAGAAGAGTGGTGAATTACAATAACATATTGTTCTACTTCTAAGTACTGCTAATCACACTTGTCCAGCAATCTGTCCATAACCAATGCATCTAACAACAGAGTATCATTGTATCAATAATTTGATGAAGACTTACACTCAAGATATAGATCAATAGCACGGCTCAAATGCTTTACACCGGGCACTCCTTCAAGAAGGGAAACAATTGGAGTAAATGTCATGTTAATGATATCGGGTGCCGATTTAACAGTCTCCACCCATTTAGTGTGACTTTGCTCAAGATCATCACCTCCTCTCCTCCTAAAAATCACAGTAACATCCTGTAGCAACAAAATGAAAGATCACTTCACTCAGATTCCTATATTTTCTACATTACATCAGTGACTCAATGATTTTCAAAGGGAGAATGAAATAGGAAGAAATAACAAAATTAGTGCAACAAAGCTAGGCAGGAATGTATTTGCATAAGAAAAAATGTGAGTAATAATGGGAACATGGCATTTCTTAAAACTAACCTTCTCCTTGTACTTTAAAGGACCAGAACCAGATGTGTTTTTGACATCAAGAAACCTATCATTTCCAATGTCATTTAAGTAGTTCTCAATGTCTGAGGCAGACAAACTAGATGAATGGTGCTGCCTGATATACACTACGTCTCTTCCGCCAACTGTTGCAGATGTAACAATGTGGGTACCATAATTCTCAATAAAACTGAGAAGAATAAAGGGCAGAGGTTTCTGATTAGAACTTGAATATATAACTCTTCCTTTTTGGATTTTTGAGGGAAAAGGAACCAAGTATTTTGGACAATAAACTTAAGTCATGACAAAAATGCCTTGTAATATCTACTGTCATAATACTGCAACCAAGAAAAATTCCACTGCCTTTTGTACAATATAATGGAACGACATCGGCGGCATGCAACATTTTGTCATTGTCAGACCTAACAAGCCAAAACCATTGCCTAGAGCAAAAGTAACTAGATTTTATCTACAGGAAAAGATAAGAGTTTGGTTTACCTTGCCAAGGAAGCAGGATCCCAAGAGTAAGGAACAGCGCGTTTGACTTGATCATTCAAATCCAAACTTAGTTTGGTTAATTTAACTTCAACCAGTGGAATGAAATATCCAATCATAGCAAGGGATTTGGTGGCTGCAGCATCAACCGTCCAGGAGCCAGTAAAATTGAACATGGAATTAAAACTTCCAAGTGGAATTTGTCCTTTAACACCTGATTTCTCATTGAAATATTTCGCCATCTGAAAAATTCAGTCATCAAATAAGGCCACCACAACTTCTAAATTGGTTATACAACAAGCCTGCATCTTTCATTTCTAAGAAAACAAGAACAATTGTTATAGGAAAAATAATACATTACGATAACTAGgcattattttctatttatatgGAAAGATTATATTATCAGAACAATGTAACAGAACAGGCTCAACCATCACTTGTCAAAACAAAGTTCCTCATTATTATCATCACTCGTGCACATTAATGTATCATAGTCTCATGCCATGTCTTTTTCAGGTCCCTCTTCCCCTTTTTGTTTGGCATCACACTTGGATTCCACATCTTACCAGGGCCTGCAAATTCCTGTTACATATTATGAACTACTACACTTCAATACTTCTAAAGAATTTGGGAACTTGCTGCTCCATTTGCCAGATTCATGGATACTTATAAATAAATCCAATTTTTCAATCCTTAAAAGAATTCAACATTCTACTCCCAGAATAATATTCAAACAAATTTCTACATCCTCTCAGGCCGATATACTGGTTCGAGATTAGGACAAACAACAGAACCATATTTGGTAGAAATTTTGCTATAAATTTGCAATGCTTGTAAGACAAAATGAAGTTTTGTCAGAGCTTGAGAAAAACAATTTACAGTTGTCAAGTGCCAACCAACTTAAGATGATAGGGTCTAATTCAAATAAGTGTATTGCTTCAGGTCCATCAATTGGCAAGAATAAAAATGCAACTTGGGAGGCCACATAAAAATTTCACTTTAACTATCCGGTTCTTATTTCAGGAAATCAATGACATAGAGCCACTTTAATTGCTACAAACCACATCTTCATATGTCATAGACCCCCACCCTATTCCAAGTGATATATCCAGAAAATGCAGCAAGGAACAGAAGATTCCATATTAGATTGAGTTGGGTAACGAATCAAGAAAACACAGTCCAACACATTGACCAACCCACCAACCAACCAAAAAACAGTAACAATAGAGAACAGGGAAAAATGAGCCAAAAAAAGGGGAAATTCTTATATGCCCAGGTTGCCCTTTTCCTTCATTTCTAAGAAGAAATTCCCCAGAAGCAaaacaaatcaaaatcaaaatctagaaaccatataaaaataattcacCTCATGGAAGCTACACACAGGGGTCTTGTTTATATCACCCTTGCCATTCCCATAGGAGCAATCAATGTCCACAGAAACATTGGGAACAAGAACACCATGGGAAACAGCAAGATCCCTTGTATTCCCCTCATCAAGATGAACAAGCCTCGACCCTGGTGCCCCTTTGCAGTATAGAAGCCTAATATCAGATGTTACATCAAAGCCACGACCTATAGCTTGGATTGAATTTGCAAGTGTGGCTGCTAGTGAATCAGAGCTC
This sequence is a window from Arachis stenosperma cultivar V10309 chromosome 10, arast.V10309.gnm1.PFL2, whole genome shotgun sequence. Protein-coding genes within it:
- the LOC130955501 gene encoding protein NRT1/ PTR FAMILY 4.5-like, with protein sequence METSEVVDGNSKVEAVELEQLMAVDGKVDWKGRRALKNKHGGMIAAIPMLVTLGFENLATFSLAVNGVPYFNGEMHYDLADAANMLTTYLGVSYILALLVAIVADTWLGRYKSVLISGSLDFLGLALITVQAHYSSLKPPPCNVFDPRFHCEKLKRGQEAFLYIGLYLLAFGSAGVKASLPSHGADQFDETDPKESRLMSTFFNTLLLAVCLGGAVSLTFIVWIQIHKGWDWGFGIGTIAMLLGIIIFAVALPLYRIHPAKGSSALLEIVQVYVAAIRNRRLTLPEDPAELYEIEQDKEAALETEFLPHRDIYRFLDKAAIQTKPNDQSEKPEAQSPWKLCRVTQVENAKILLSMVPIFCCTIIMTLCLAQLQTFSIQQGYTMDTRFINNFHIPPASLPIIPVTFLIIIVPIYDRIFVPLLRRFTGIPTGVTHLQRIGVGLVLSCISMAAASIMEVKRKQVARDHNMLDAIPVLQPLPISTFWLSFQYFIFGIADMFTYVGLLQFFYSEAPKGLKSTSTCFLWTSMALGYFLSTIVVKCVNGATKHHTNSRGWLAGNNINRNHLNLFYLFLSVVSFINFIIYLFVSKMYKYRPQQPIVPDDNSKSKE
- the LOC130955502 gene encoding MACPF domain-containing protein CAD1-like, which gives rise to MMMEDPSVSLRSSDSLAATLANSIQAIGRGFDVTSDIRLLYCKGAPGSRLVHLDEGNTRDLAVSHGVLVPNVSVDIDCSYGNGKGDINKTPVCSFHEMAKYFNEKSGVKGQIPLGSFNSMFNFTGSWTVDAAATKSLAMIGYFIPLVEVKLTKLSLDLNDQVKRAVPYSWDPASLASFIENYGTHIVTSATVGGRDVVYIRQHHSSSLSASDIENYLNDIGNDRFLDVKNTSGSGPLKYKEKDVTVIFRRRGGDDLEQSHTKWVETVKSAPDIINMTFTPIVSLLEGVPGVKHLSRAIDLYLEYKPPIEDLQYFLDFQITRAWAPEQNNLQRKEPVCPTLHFSLMGPKLYVSPDQVTVGRKPVTGLRLSLEGTKLNRLAIHLQHLVSLPKNLQPHWDTHMAIGAPKWHGPEEQDSRWFEPIKWKNFSHVSTAPIEYTETSIGDLSGVHIVTGAQLGVWDFGAKNVLHLKLLFSKVPGCTIRRSVWDHNPSTPAAQRSDGASSSVTKKASEDKKEDSSIHIGKLAKIVDMTEMSKGPQDIPGHWLVTGAKLGVDKGKIVLRIKYSLLNY